In a single window of the Paramisgurnus dabryanus chromosome 23, PD_genome_1.1, whole genome shotgun sequence genome:
- the LOC135781050 gene encoding histone H2A-like, with protein MSGRGKTGGKTRAKAKTRSSRAGLQFPVGRVHRLLRKGNYAQRVGAGAPVYLAAVLEYLTAEILELAGNAARDNKKTRIIPRHLQLAVRNDEELNKLLGRVTIAQGGVLPNIQAVLLPKKTEKPAKAK; from the coding sequence ATGAGCGGCAGAGGCAAAACCGGAGGTAAAACCAGAGCGAAGGCCAAGACTCGTTCATCCAGAGCCGGGCTTCAGTTTCCCGTCGGCCGTGTTCACAGACTTCTTCGCAAGGGTAACTATGCACAACGCGTTGGTGCCGGAGCTCCAGTTTATCTCGCCGCTGTGCTCGAGTATCTTACTGCTGAGATCCTGGAGTTGGCTGGAAACGCCGCTCGTGACAATAAGAAGACTCGCATCATTCCCCGCCATTTACAGCTGGCAGTGCGTAACGACGAGGagctgaacaaactcttggGTCGCGTGACCATCGCTCAGGGCGGTGTGTTGCCCAACATTCAGGCTGTGTTGCTGCCAAAAAAGACCGAGAAGCCCGCTAAAGCAAAGTAA
- the LOC135781039 gene encoding histone H3, giving the protein MADLSLKTACRETLCISASKGKVFLLIMARTKQTARKSTGGKAPRKQLATKAARKSAPATGGVKKPHRYRPGTVALREIRRYQKSTELLIRKLPFQRLVREIAQDFKTDLRFQSSAVMALQESSEAYLVGLFEDTNLCAIHAKRVTIMPKDIQLARRIRGERA; this is encoded by the coding sequence ATGGCAGACTTGTCTTTAAAAACAGCCTGCAGAGAGACGCTGTGCATTTCTGCGTCGAAAGGCAAAGTTTTCCTTCTGATCATGGCAAGAACAAAGCAAACCGCTCGTAAATCCACCGGAGGCAAAGCGCCCAGGAAGCAGCTCGCTACTAAAGCTGCCCGTAAGAGCGCCCCAGCCACCGGCGGTGTGAAGAAGCCTCATCGTTACAGGCCCGGTACCGTAGCGCTGAGAGAAATCCGCCGCTACCAGAAGTCCACTGAGCTGCTGATCCGTAAGCTGCCTTTCCAGCGTCTGGTGAGAGAAATCGCACAGGACTTCAAGACTGATCTGCGCTTCCAGAGCTCCGCCGTCATGGCCCTGCAGGAGTCCAGCGAAGCTTATCTGGTCGGCCTGTTTGAGGACACCAACCTGTGCGCCATCCACGCCAAGAGGGTCACAATCATGCCCAAAGACATCCAGCTGGCCCGCCGCATTCGTGGAGAACGTGCATAA
- the LOC141281469 gene encoding histone H4 has product MSGRGKGGKGLGKGGAKRHRKVLRDNIQGITKPAIRRLARRGGVKRISGLIYEETRGVLKVFLENVIRDAVTYTEHAKRKTVTAMDVVYALKRQGRTLYGFGG; this is encoded by the coding sequence ATGTCAGGAAGAGGCAAAGGCGGTAAAGGACTCGGTAAAGGAGGCGCTAAGCGTCATCGCAAGGTTTTGCGTGATAACATCCAGGGAATCACCAAACCCGCCATCCGTCGTCTCGCTCGTCGTGGTGGTGTCAAGCGTATCTCCGGTCTGATCTATGAGGAGACTCGCGGTGTGCTGAAGGTGTTTTTGGAGAACGTTATCCGTGACGCCGTCACCTACACTGAACACGCCAAGAGAAAGACCGTCACCGCCATGGATGTCGTCTATGCTCTGAAGCGTCAGGGTCGCACTCTGTACGGTTTCGGAGGTTAA
- the LOC135781063 gene encoding histone H2B-like, translated as MPEPAKSAPKKGSKKAVTKTAVKGGKKRKRSRKESYAIYVYKVLKQVHPDTGISSKAMGIMNSFVNDIFERIAGESSRLAHYNKRSTITSREIQTAVRLLLPGELAKHAVSEGTKAVTKYTSSK; from the coding sequence ATGCCTGAGCCAGCGAAGTCCGCACCTAAGAAGGGGTCCAAGAAGGCCGTTACTAAAACCGCTGTAAAGGGAGGTAAGAAGCGCAAGAGGTCCAGGAAGGAGAGCTATGCTATCTACGTCTACAAGGTCCTGAAGCAGGTTCATCCTGACACCGGGATTTCCTCTAAGGCCATGGGGATCATGAACTCTTTCGTCAATGATATTTTCGAGCGTATCGCCGGTGAGTCCTCTCGTCTCGCTCACTACAACAAGCGCTCCACCATCACATCGAGAGAGATCCAGACCGCCGTGCGTCTGCTGCTGCCCGGTGAACTCGCCAAACACGCCGTGTCTGAGGGAACAAAGGCCGTCACCAAGTACACCAGCTCCAAATAA
- the LOC135787972 gene encoding histone H2B-like: MPEPAKSAPKKGSKKAVTKAAGKGGKKRKRSRKESYAIYVYKVLKQVHPDTGISSKAMGIMNSFVNDIFERIAGESSRLAHYNKRSTITSREIQTAVRLLLPGELAKHAVSEGTKAVTKYTSSK; the protein is encoded by the coding sequence ATGCCTGAGCCAGCGAAGTCCGCACCTAAGAAGGGGTCCAAGAAGGCCGTTACTAAAGCCGCAGGAAAGGGCGGCAAGAAGCGCAAGAGGTCCAGGAAGGAGAGCTATGCTATCTACGTCTACAAGGTCCTGAAGCAGGTTCATCCTGACACCGGGATTTCCTCTAAGGCCATGGGCATCATGAACTCTTTCGTCAATGATATTTTCGAGCGTATCGCCGGTGAGTCCTCTCGTCTCGCTCACTACAACAAGCGCTCCACCATCACATCGAGAGAGATCCAGACCGCCGTGCGTCTGCTGCTGCCCGGTGAACTCGCCAAACACGCCGTGTCTGAGGGAACAAAGGCCGTCACCAAGTACACCAGCTCCAAATAA
- the LOC135781077 gene encoding histone H4 has product MSGRGKGGKGLGKGGAKRHRKVLRDNIQGITKPAIRRLARRGGVKRISGLIYEETRGVLKVFLENVIRDAVTYTEHAKRKTVTAMDVVYALKRQGRTLYGFGG; this is encoded by the coding sequence ATGTCAGGAAGAGGCAAAGGCGGTAAAGGACTCGGTAAAGGTGGCGCTAAGCGTCATCGCAAGGTTTTGCGTGATAACATCCAGGGAATCACCAAACCCGCCATCCGTCGTCTCGCTCGTCGTGGTGGAGTCAAGCGTATCTCCGGTCTGATCTATGAGGAGACTCGCGGTGTGCTGAAGGTGTTTTTGGAGAACGTTATTCGTGACGCCGTCACCTACACTGAACACGCCAAGAGAAAGACCGTCACCGCCATGGATGTCGTCTATGCTCTGAAGCGTCAGGGTCGCACTCTGTACGGTTTCGGAGGTTAA
- the LOC135788104 gene encoding histone H3 encodes MARTKQTARKSTGGKAPRKQLATKAARKSAPATGGVKKPHRYRPGTVALREIRRYQKSTELLIRKLPFQRLVREIAQDFKTDLRFQSSAVMALQESSEAYLVGLFEDTNLCAIHAKRVTIMPKDIQLARRIRGERA; translated from the coding sequence ATGGCAAGAACAAAGCAGACCGCTCGTAAATCCACCGGAGGCAAAGCGCCCAGGAAGCAGCTCGCTACTAAAGCTGCCCGTAAGAGCGCCCCAGCTACCGGCGGTGTGAAGAAGCCTCATCGTTACAGGCCCGGTACCGTAGCGCTGAGAGAAATCCGCCGCTATCAGAAGTCCACTGAGCTGCTGATCCGTAAGCTGCCTTTCCAGCGTCTGGTGAGAGAAATCGCTCAGGACTTCAAGACTGATCTGCGCTTCCAGAGCTCCGCCGTCATGGCCCTGCAGGAGTCCAGCGAAGCTTATTTGGTCGGCCTTTTTGAGGACACCAACCTGTGCGCCATTCACGCCAAGAGGGTCACCATCATGCCCAAAGACATCCAGCTGGCCCGCCGCATTCGTGGTGAACGCGCCTAA
- the LOC135781025 gene encoding histone H1.4-like: MAETAPAAAAAPAKATKKKSASKAKKTGPSVGDLIVKAVSASKERNGVSLAALKKALAAGGYDVEKKNARVKIAIKNLVTKGTLVQTKGTGASGSFKLNKKQAETKAKPAKKAAPKAKKPAAAKKPAAAKKPKTAATKKTAAKKSPKKAAKKPAATAAKKATKSPKKAKKPAAPKKAAKSPKKAKAAKPKTAKPKAAKPKKAAPKKK, encoded by the coding sequence ATGGCTGAAACCGCTCCAGCTGCTGCCGCCGCACCGGCCAAAGCAACCAAGAAGAAATCCGCTTCCAAAGCCAAGAAAACGGGACCAAGCGTGGGTGATCTCATCGTAAAGGCTGTTTCGGCTTCCAAGGAGAGGAACGGCGTCTCTCTCGCTGCACTAAAGAAAGCGCTCGCCGCCGGTGGCTACGACGTGGAGAAGAAAAACGCCCGCGTCAAGATCGCCATCAAGAATCTGGTGACTAAAGGCACTCTGGTCCAGACCAAAGGCACCGGCGCTTCCGGCTCTTTTAAACTCAACAAAAAGCAGGCAGAGACCAAGGCAAAACCAGCGAAGAAAGCCGCTCCTAAAGCAAAGAAGCCCGCAGCTGCCAAGAAACCCGCCGCTGCCAAGAAGCCCAAGACTGCAGCGACAAAGAAGACCGCCGCTAAGAAATCACCCAAGAAAGCAGCGAAGAAGCCAGCCGCCACCGCCGCTAAAAAGGCAACAAAGAGCCCCAAGAAAGCAAAGAAGCCAGCGGCTCCTAAGAAAGCAGCGAAGAGCCCCAAGAAAGCGAAGGCTGCTAAACCCAAGACGGCAAAGCCCAAAGCAGCCAAGCCTAAAAAGGCAGCGCccaaaaagaaataa